In the Syntrophus aciditrophicus SB genome, GATATAGAGCTCAAATGCTAGTAAGTCGTTATGACCATGCCCACCTCTTCCCCCCATACCAACTTCCCCCACATCGACCATTAAAAAGAAGCCCTTGTCTTGATCTCGCACAATGACATAACCGCCATTAACAAAATAGAACAATTCGTGAGAGATCGGTGCGGCAGGTGTTGCTCTGCAGCGCCCCAAAAGGAATAAGGGGGTTAGTTTCTCCTCTTCTCGAAATGCAACACTGCCTATGTTTTCATTAAAAAAGGAACGGGCTAATTCAACTACCGCCCCATGGCTATGTGGATTATGAAAATTGAAGGGTAAAGCTACAGCATCATCATTGTCCCCAAAGTTAGCCGCAAGGTTATCAGGCCTGATCAAAGCGTCACTAAATCGCGCTGCCTCAACAAGTCGTGCAGATGCTTCTTTATTAAAGGGTATACCAAGCCTTTCTCGGGTAATCGCAGCAATTAAAAAAAGTTCAAGAACCAATTTGTGATATCCACAAGATTTTTCAAAATTAACACCATCTGGTAAAAATTGAAGAAATATCTCTTTATCCAACCAGCGGATTGAATAGCGCATCCACCTTTCTCGTCGATAACCACGTTGTCCGAGCACAGCTGCCGCCAATAGCAATGCCACAATGTTTGCAGTAAAATGGTTACCACGGATATCCGTAAACTCTCGATTATGCCAGACAAAAAAACCGTGTTCTTTGAGCATTATTATTAGCAAACGTTTGAGTTTTTGAATTTCATCTGACAAATCGCTTGGCGCATCATGTGCAATTAAAGTTACAAAATCCAGCATCAGAGTTAAATTGACAATACGCATGGAGGCTTCCATGGCGTACCAATTTACGCTATTAGCTATAGGATTTTCATCACGCCATCGTGAAAGAAACTTGTTGACCCAACATAACGCTTCAGAATCCTCACCTGAATACCAGTGCCATGCAAGAACGGGCACTAAATAGTGAAAGCGTGAAAGCTCCCACGGAAATTTCACATCATATGGTTCAGACTTT is a window encoding:
- a CDS encoding alginate lyase family protein, which codes for MIRDGFGDNDIIIGDIDLFRRSLSKPPRVICFRVLQYLKLKWMAKTKAWQRFSETAQQNNTATNICIDPLLVVSNRPILSNIQQNELKSLAHNVRASKFTLFSHPVPELTSCDFAVDWRFGKKWQPQYYKQYNFYEQKSEPYDVKFPWELSRFHYLVPVLAWHWYSGEDSEALCWVNKFLSRWRDENPIANSVNWYAMEASMRIVNLTLMLDFVTLIAHDAPSDLSDEIQKLKRLLIIMLKEHGFFVWHNREFTDIRGNHFTANIVALLLAAAVLGQRGYRRERWMRYSIRWLDKEIFLQFLPDGVNFEKSCGYHKLVLELFLIAAITRERLGIPFNKEASARLVEAARFSDALIRPDNLAANFGDNDDAVALPFNFHNPHSHGAVVELARSFFNENIGSVAFREEEKLTPLFLLGRCRATPAAPISHELFYFVNGGYVIVRDQDKGFFLMVDVGEVGMGGRGGHGHNDLLAFELYIGGEPVVLDPGCSGYTSDLDKKTLYRSTASHATIELFGEEIARFAGHWLISNDAQPIDVSVTEDGEKIIICAGHNGYSRIASGSKVRRKFVINPSRQEIFICDEIHVPTDDAKIRWHFPIGNQNCVRQSANELLLGIKNSIQITSDLPLSLKESLFSCGYGQEQTGRSICADGRLSSGDFCCNFKFYRIQ